In Stieleria varia, one genomic interval encodes:
- a CDS encoding aldose 1-epimerase family protein has translation MSEIVTARSHENRVQSIRWNDQSPLTMALETRRGMIHCEHGIFVGGKADGVEVVQIDTGVAKVMVLPTRGMSIWQIECDGVRFGWNSPVAGPVHPSLVPISENSGLGWLDGFDELVVRCGLESNGAPQHDSAGHLVYPLHGRIGNLPADSLSIEYDEASGRLELIGEVCESRLFFTNLRLQSRLRVNAGSADIELLDNVTNERSTAATMQLLYHINVGKPVLGENAKLLAPLEELAPKDDRSAAEIDQWNQFGPPESGYAERVYFAKLRGDDCNDTSVMLHNAEASRGLAVTYNLAGLPNFVLWKNTADEADGYVAGLEPATNFPNTRAFEESQSRVVKLKSGQTAAFRVTIHPITSSEAVTEMESRIKSLAGDHSPEIHSSPKSGWSAGV, from the coding sequence ATGTCCGAAATCGTCACCGCTCGATCCCACGAGAATCGCGTCCAGAGCATCCGCTGGAACGATCAGTCCCCACTGACGATGGCCTTGGAGACTCGCCGCGGGATGATCCACTGTGAGCACGGCATTTTCGTGGGCGGCAAGGCCGATGGGGTGGAAGTGGTCCAGATCGACACAGGGGTCGCCAAGGTCATGGTGCTGCCGACACGTGGGATGTCCATTTGGCAAATCGAGTGTGACGGTGTGCGTTTCGGGTGGAATTCACCCGTGGCGGGTCCCGTTCACCCATCGCTCGTCCCGATCAGCGAAAACTCCGGACTGGGATGGCTGGATGGTTTCGACGAACTGGTGGTCCGCTGCGGACTAGAGAGCAATGGAGCCCCCCAGCACGATAGTGCCGGACACCTCGTATACCCTCTGCACGGTCGAATCGGAAATCTGCCCGCCGACTCGCTATCGATCGAGTACGACGAAGCGTCGGGGCGGTTGGAGCTGATCGGCGAAGTCTGCGAGTCTCGACTTTTCTTTACCAACCTGCGTTTGCAAAGCCGACTGCGGGTCAACGCCGGGTCCGCCGATATCGAACTGCTAGACAACGTCACCAACGAGCGCAGCACCGCTGCAACGATGCAGTTGCTCTATCACATCAATGTCGGCAAGCCGGTGTTGGGCGAAAACGCCAAGCTGCTGGCTCCGCTGGAGGAACTTGCCCCCAAAGACGACCGATCGGCTGCAGAGATCGACCAGTGGAATCAGTTCGGGCCGCCGGAATCGGGCTACGCCGAACGAGTCTACTTCGCCAAACTTCGTGGCGACGATTGCAACGACACGTCTGTGATGTTGCACAATGCGGAGGCCAGCAGAGGACTGGCGGTGACGTACAACCTCGCCGGCTTGCCGAACTTTGTCCTTTGGAAGAACACCGCCGATGAAGCCGATGGCTACGTCGCGGGACTCGAGCCGGCAACCAACTTTCCCAACACACGAGCCTTTGAAGAATCACAGTCGCGTGTGGTGAAACTCAAGTCCGGTCAGACAGCAGCATTTCGCGTGACCATCCATCCGATCACGAGCAGCGAAGCGGTGACCGAGATGGAATCAAGAATCAAGAGCTTGGCGGGCGATCATTCACCAGAGATTCACTCGTCCCCCAAGTCGGGCTGGTCCGCCGGTGTGTAG